GGGTATCATGGGGAGGAGATATATTCCAAGGAATTCTTTGACACCAAGGTCAATTATATACATATGAACCCAGTTCGTGCAGGTTGGGTAGAAAGAGAAGAAGACTACCTTTGGAGTAGTGCTGCGGGATATTTTGGGGTTAAAAAAGGAATGCTTGAGTTGGCAGACTTTGGGTGATTGGGTATGGATTACAAATCCAACGGCACAGCCTCGGGATTGCAAATCCCGAGGAGCAGGATTACACTGAAGGAAGGCCGATGCCGGTCATTTCTTCGAAACCTATATTTCCCTGAAGTCCCCCGGAGTGAATAGCCAAAATTTTAGACCCTTTGGGGAAATGATTTTTATTGATCAGGTCAAATAGTCCAAACATCATCTTTCCGGTGTATACAGGGTCTAGAGGAATCTTAAAAACCTCCCAAAACCATCGGATTAACTCGACCAGTTCGGGTTTCCATTTCGCGTATCCCCCAAAATGGTATGGTGTAATGATCTCATAACTGCCCTTACTTGTCAATTGATACTTTTCAATTAGCTCAGCGATTTCCCTATGGATAAATTCCCCTTTCAGTGCGGAAAACCCCAGTAGTTTTTGATGGTTATCTAGAGTAGAAAATAAGCCGGAAAAGGTTCCTCCCGTGCCGATCGAGGTCGTGATATGCGTAAAATCCGAGTCTTTATGTCTTAGTATTTCTTGGGTTCCTTTGATCGCCTGTTCGTTTGTTCCGCCTTCGGGGATCAGGAAGAAATCACCGAATTTTTCGGATAATCCCGCTAGAAATCCAAGTTCTGTTTTATTTCTATAGGAGCTTCGGTCTATAAACTCCAACTGCATGCCGGCTTCCTCAGCACTGCGTAGGGTGTAATTTAATGGCTCCGTTCTTTCTCCGCGTATGATTCCGATCGCTTCCAGATTTTCTGCTTGGGCGGCTTTCGCAGTGGCATAGATGTGATTTGAAAAAGCCCCTCCAAAGGTCATAATCTTAGTTTTTCCTGCTGTTTTGGCTTTTTCCAGATTGTGTTTGAGTTTGAAAAACTTGTTTCCGGAAACCTCCGGATGGACTAAATCCAAGCGTTTAATTGCCAATTCTATTCCCTTTTCTTCCAAAATAGGGTGAGTCAGAAATTGGTTTTCAGTCTGGGAATAGGTAAGCATGGACTGGCTTTGTTGGGAAAGTGACAAAGTTAAAGGTGGTGAAATTATTTTATTGCTAGAATATGAAAACTGATATTTATAGAATAAGAGCCAATAGCATGTATTATATAAAAGTTTTTTTAATCACATTGATATCGACGGGATGGCTTACTGATCCTGTCTGTACTGAATGCCCGCAGGAACTTGGTAAAATGATCCAGCAAATGCTTGATCACAAGCAGTATGACAATCACAAGGCCAGTGGTAGGGACTATTATATTCTTCAAAATAAATTTGTGAAGGAGGATCCTTGTATCAAGTTTGGGGATAAAATGCTACAGTTGACTGAAGTAGACACAGGCGCTGTTTTTGAAGTCACCTTAGCTAGCTTTGATACGCTGAAAAAAGAGTCTGTAATAGAAATATTTCTGGAAAATGACAATTTAGGAGCCACGGGAGAGTTTAAATGTCAGAATGGAGAATATAGGCTTGTGAAGATTAGCTACGTAATGATTTGATCCGCTATTCGTGATTTTCAATCCCGAATTCTTTTCGTAGGATTTCCAATCAGTATTCAACACTTTAGCACGTTTCTATATGAGAGCACTGCTATTTACTGCAAAGCAAGGGAGTATTTTAATTGCACTCCTTAGTCATGCACTACTACGGTGATTGATCCTTGTACTGGAGGTGGAGGACCTTCCAGCTATAGTTATACTACATCTGACAAGAACGGCTTTAAATACCCGCCAAATTCAGGCTACGAAGATCTGTATCCTAAACTGACCGAATACCTGAAAAATAAAATGCCTCTCTTAAAAACCAATTATGCGATAACTGCTGCGATCATGAATATTACTGGTCTCACTTTAACTGAAATTCAAGAGGATCTAGAATGGGGAGATGGGCCTACAATTATTGTTCATCAGTTAGGAACAGATCAAAATGGATACGAAATACTTGGACAATTTGATGCTTCTCACCCAAATAATTTGTTCATCGATATTGATCTAGTCAACGATATGGAGAATTCGGTTCCTGGGACAATGGATGCAAATGGGCTGGCATTTCTGATGGGAGTTTCTATTCTTCATGAATATGTGCATTTTGGGGATTATGTGGATGGGAATACCTATCCTGGTGAAGAAGGCGTTATTTTCGAGCAGACAGTTTATGGTCAGACTGTATGGAGACATAACGCAAAAACAATTTTAACCGGAAATTAATACGCCATGAAATCGATTTTAATAACAGCTATTCTACTGACACAGTTAAACTTAAAACCAAACTGTGTTGTGGAGGATATGATGGAACAATTGCTTATGATGAAATACATAAGGCCTCATAGAGAATCTGACACAGAATATTACCTTTTTAAAAATGAGTATTCGGAGAATTGTAGCCATGTGAAATTTGGTAAGAAGACACTTGTGTTAAGCTCGAAGGAAGAGGGAAATGTCTTCAAAATTTTGAAACTGGATTCTCTTGGAACTAGAGCGCACATAGAGGTTTTACTTGAAAATGAAAATATGGTTCTGAAAGGAAAATATGATAAAATTAAAGGAAAATGGAAACTGGAAAATTCCACGTTCATCGTTTATTGATAATACTTAAGTAGTTAAAATTTCCCATGTAATCTTCGTAGCAAAAGAATAACCAAAACTTAATTCATTACTGTATGAAGGTAAAACACAGTACATATTCTAACTAAGAAGCAATATGGGCTTGAAAGTACTCGCTATCGTTGTTCTAGTTTTGATAAATCTAAATTTTGGAGAAAAATGCCAAGTTAAAAATATGATGGATCAAATCTTGGCGGAGGAATTATTTGACCTTCATAGAGATTCAGTTGACAAGTATTTTCTTTATCAAAACGAATATTCTCGAGGTTGTGATAGCATTACATTTGGAAATAAAATTCTGAAGCTTACATATGACACAACGGGTAGAGTTTTTATAATCAGGGATATTCAATATGATTCATTGAAATACAAAGCTGAAATGAAAATATTTTTGCCAAGTGATAATATGCTTATAACCGGGGACTTTACCTCTGTAGAGAACAAATGGAAACTTGAAAATTTAACCTATATCGAAAATTGAATTGAGTCATATCCTGCGGTGGCTTTTTCTATCTATAAAATGAAGGTGCATGCCGAGTCTTTCGGCATGTGAAAGGGTGGCATTGAGAGGTGATGTTCTTTCTCCCCGGATGATCCCAATTGATTCTAGGTTATCAGCTTTCGCTGCCTCAGCCGTAGCATAAATATGATTTGAAAAGGCCCCTCCAAAGGTCAGGATCTTATTTTTTCCTTCGATTTTCGCTTTTTCCAGATTGTATTTGAGTTTGAAAAACTTATTTCCTGAAACGCCGGCATGGACTAAATCCAAGCGTTTAATTGCCAATTCTATTCCCTTTTCTTCCAAAATAGGGTGAGTCTGCTATTCGGGATTTGTAATCCCGAATCCCTTTCGTAGGATTTTTAATCCGGCACAGAAGAATATTTTCAAAACTGTCTTGGGGAAGGAGACGGGATTCTTTGTTTGAGAAATTACTTAAACAGCTGAGTTTTGTTAACCTGGATTACAAATCCATCGGTTTATCCT
This genomic window from Algoriphagus sp. TR-M9 contains:
- a CDS encoding 1-aminocyclopropane-1-carboxylate deaminase/D-cysteine desulfhydrase — translated: MLTYSQTENQFLTHPILEEKGIELAIKRLDLVHPEVSGNKFFKLKHNLEKAKTAGKTKIMTFGGAFSNHIYATAKAAQAENLEAIGIIRGERTEPLNYTLRSAEEAGMQLEFIDRSSYRNKTELGFLAGLSEKFGDFFLIPEGGTNEQAIKGTQEILRHKDSDFTHITTSIGTGGTFSGLFSTLDNHQKLLGFSALKGEFIHREIAELIEKYQLTSKGSYEIITPYHFGGYAKWKPELVELIRWFWEVFKIPLDPVYTGKMMFGLFDLINKNHFPKGSKILAIHSGGLQGNIGFEEMTGIGLPSV